From one Astatotilapia calliptera chromosome 10, fAstCal1.2, whole genome shotgun sequence genomic stretch:
- the cdkn2aipnl gene encoding CDKN2AIP N-terminal-like protein, producing MSSLDVQDFIQQNRAVAEQVENYRGYWESDKHWEPRREFILRNLNDFEDSQLDHLLSLSMVWANNVFLGCRYSTELLEKVKEMAEGIVVEDAPVFKTRDEIVKKQQGR from the exons ATGTCTTCCCTGGACGTTCAGGATTTTATCCAGCAAAACCGAGCTGTGGCCGAGCAGGTGGAGAACTACAGAGGCTACTGGGAGAGCGACAAGCACTGGGAGCCCAGGCGGGAGTTCATCCTGCGGAACTTGAATGACTTTGAAGACTCGCAGCTGGACCACCTGCTCTCCCTCTCAATGGTGTGGGCCAACAACGTCTTCCTCGGCTGCCG GTATAGCACAGAGCTGCTGGAAAAAGTGAAGGAAATGGCTGAAGGCATCGTAGTGGAGGACGCACCGGTCTTCAAGACGAGAGATGAGATTGTTAAGAAGCAACAG GGTCGATGA